GATAGTTTTGTTAGTGCAATGAGAGAGCTTGTAACAGAAAAATCTGAAGAGGATATTGAAACATTCAGTATTTGCACCCCTGTGGTTAAAAGTGCATTCCAAATAATAAAGCCGTCTTTACCTGCTCAAAAAGACGTGTCAACTCCTTTAGATACACGTGAACCCACGGAAGACTATAATTCAGCTAATATGCAGCAGTGTGGAAATTTGTTCCAAGCACAAAGCGGATTTTTGCCAGGGAAACTTGATGAAAATCATCAAGTGTACTTCCAATCCTTAAAGACAGGAAAAGAAGCTGAGGTGATTTATGAAGATAAAATAAGACAGAAAGAATCACAATCTGAAGCAGCAGTTCTAAATTCCACATGGATGGTGAAGACTTCCTCTTTATCAGAGGACAAGGAAACTTCAGTTTATACAAGCTCCTTGAAAAAACAATCACcagtagacacaagagattctcctTGCAACTTTGAATTTGAGGAAGACCACGTGAAAGCTTTGAAAAATTTTACCAGCATTGACAAAGAAGTTCCAGCAGAGAAACTGGAAGATGTCAAAATAATACCCCATAAATCGGCACTCACAGAGACAGCAATGATTAATAGATCTGAAATTGGTCAGAAACATCAATGGGAAATTGAAGGCCCATCTTATACTGTGAACCTCAACCAAACAGTGGAAACACCTAACTTAAAAGATCAAAAACAGGCTCTAGAATCATTCAGTTCATTGATGAAAGAGGCACCAGCAGATGAGCAACATAATAAATTTATTGATCTGAAAGAATCCCCAGAAGCAGAGACTCATTCCAATCAACTTGACAACCATTGTCCGCCAGTAATTGTTCACTATATTACATCTCCTAAAATAAAACAAGGAGCTCCTTGTGTGCTTGAATGTCAATTTCATGGGAACCCACAACCTACTGTAATTTGGTACAAGGATGAGCGTCCAATTCCACAAAATAGGGATTATGATATCTACTTCACAGAAAATAAATCCTTGTTGACTATTAGCTGTACACACAAAGAACATGAAGGAATTTATTCATGCGTGATATTCAACCAGTATGGTACTGCAACAACAACTTGCGTCCTTACTTTACAAGGTAAAATTCATTATACttcattttgtaatttttttaaaagtatGTTGCAATAAGATAACTGAAGAtcataaattattattttttttttacttttcagATACTGGACCATTTGAAGAACCTTTGAAAACATTTAATATGCATGTGATAGAAACACCAGAGGACTATGCTGAAAAAGAATATCCGGACCATCAGGTTGAAAAGGAAGTTGAGTCTTATTTTCCACCAGCTCCACTAATAAAATCCACACTGCAAATACCAAATGTTTCAGTACCCCCACCACGTCCAGTAAATTTGTCTACTCTATCATCTGTTGTTGAAATTAAAATAACTGCTCCAACTCCAACACCAGAGCGAGATGAAAAAAAGAGAGAGTTATTTCAATTAGACGAGGTTGAATGGACAGGTTCACCTCAAGAACCCTCCTCTCAATCTACAAAACATAAATTTAagttttcatttgatgtaatttgtgAACCTCCAGAAGTTGTAAAAGAGTTGGATAAGATTTGTTGTACAGAAGGAGAAACAGTGATGTTTGAATGTGTAATTTCTGGTGAGCCAGCACCTGTTGTTACGTGGATTCAAAATGATAGAGTTTTAACTTGTGATACAAGCAAACACCAATTTGAAGAGAGTGGAGGAACTTATAGATTGTATATTAATGATGTTTCAGAATCTGATGTGGGGAACTATACGTGCATAGCTAAAAATAAGGATGGGGAAGCACAGAGTACATCTAGTCTCACACTAGAACCTGTAATGCATAGTTTCATTTACCATCTGAAAGATATTGAGTTATCTGAGGATGAAACAGAATCACCTGTTAGTAAAATGGACCAGGGTGAAGATGTTGAGCAGCAATGTCAGAAGGAAAACAGCAATAATTCTCTTCCATTAAATTCAGAGAAACGAACCATTCATGTGGATTCTGAAGTTGGTGATTTTTCTCCAACCACTGCAGATGGATTTTCAAGCATTGTTTCATCTTTAAAGGAAGACAGCGGCGAAGTTGTATTGGACTCATTGAGTTCTTTTGATAATGAACTTTTAAGTAAAAGTTTACCTTTAAGAGAAGAAAGTAATGAAATAGTTGCAGAATCAGTGACTAATTTTGTTGATGATATTTCAAATAAATGTCCTTCTTTAGAAGTAATTAATACTACAATAATAAGAAATTCAGATGTGACAGGGTCAAAAGCAGAGAAAATAACAGAAGAAACCTGTTCTGTCAGCCAATATTTACGCGATCTTGATAAAAGTCGTAAGTTATCAGAAGATCAGGAGATGAATAAAGAAATAGAAGTAAAAGACATCAAGTGTGCATTTTTAGAAGAAATTCATGAAGATAGTTTACTTTCAGAAGGTGGAATTAAGCAAGTTGTTGAAAGTAATAAAGGAGAAGTAGAAAAAATTACCTCAGAGATGGAGTTAAGTCATTCAGTGTTTCAGAAAAATATTTGTGATATTGGTGAAGATTCAGTGGAAACATTTTCTAAGAAGGATGAGCCGAGTGAAAATATTTCCATTGCACAATATCTCCTTACTGCAAGAGAGGAAGAAGCACCAATTCATGATTGGGAAAACAATGAGGCCTTTCAGCATGATGAGTCTGGGATTACTTCAATGGAAGTTGAAGaagtaacattttctgctgtttaTGACTATTATAATCAAAATGAAGAATGGACACGGTCCCTTTCTCCTGAATCTGAAATGTCAATTGAAATTAGTAGCACAATTAGCGATGAAATAGCAGAGAATGAAAGATTTTATACACCACCCTTGGCTTCAGAAAATTTCAGATCTGTTGTATCTGCAGAGTCATTTCATACACCACTTCAGTCACCTGGCTTTGTGACTCCAGAAGAAAGATTGCCATTACTTAACGCTGTGGGTAGATCTCCTAATTATGAACTAGAAAGATTTTACACGCCATCAGACCATTTTAGATCACCAATAGATGAGGGTATTGAAACAACACCTATTGAATGTTCAAGACTCTCCACTGAAGAGCAAAGATTGGAAGCATTTTCAACTCCTCCACAAGAAGCTGAAGCTAAAGGAAATGAAATGCCTCCAGCATTTATTAAACCCCTTACTAGGAAAAGGATTCATGAAGGAGGCTCACTTACATTTATTACAGAAGTAATTGGTTGCCCAATTCCAGATGTGAAGTGGTATAGAAGAAAATTGTTATTAGAGCGAAATCACAAAATTAGAGTAGAAAGAGAAGGAAATCTGTGCATTTTAGTGATCCATAACATGCAAAGAGAAGATGAAGGAGAGTATATTTGCAATGCTGTTAACGTTGTAGGAGATGCGAAAAGTATTGCTCAGGTGGATGTTTTAGCACAAGATGCAAAGTTAGTTGCATTGCCACCACCAGTGACACATCAACATGTGATAGAGTTTGATGTACAGCAAGAACAAACATCAAGATCTCCTTCACCTCAAGAAATTCTTCTGGAAGTTGAACTTGATGAACATGaagtgaaggaatttgaaaaaCAGATAAAAATTATTACAATTCCTGAATTCACTCCTGACAATAAAAATATGATCATATCACTAGATGTCCTTCCTGTGATGATTGCTGATGAGTATAATGTAGGCTTGACAGCAAAAGAAAATGGAGATGTGAAAATTGATTTAGAAGTCACTGAAATGCCCCCACGGTTTACTAGTTATATTTTTGATCTTGATATTCCAGAAAACACTGATGCAGTATTTGAATGTTCTGTGACAGGTATTCCTCCTCCAGAAATAACATGGTTCAAAGATGATTTGCATATAACTGTGGATGGTACGAAATACATTAGAAAAGATAACTCAAATCATAGTCTTAAAATAACAAATGTTTGTCCTTCTGACAATGGCATATACAGTTGCAAGTTAGTGAATAGTGTTGGAGAAGCAACATGTAGAGGATATCTTGCAGTAACAAACTCAAACATGGCACTAACAAAAGCAAGTGGTAGAGCTGTAGCTGCTTTATCACTGGCTGGTGCTCATGAACGTTCACAGGAATTAGATGTTGTTGTTGGTGATTCTTCACCAGATGTCAATCATAGTTCAGAATTTGAGGTTGAGTTTGAATTTGAGCAAGGCAGAGATGAATCTCAGAAATCCGTGAAACTTGTTGCTGTAACAGAGAAAGGAAATAAGGAAAAAGGAGAAAAATGTGTGAATATCAATTTTGATGTATTTGCTGAACCTGCCAAAGATGAGACAATTCAGTTTAAAGCAGAGGCTTCTGAAACATGTTCATTTGAATTTCAAGTAACAGAGATTCCACCCAAGTTTGTGATTTCACTTCTTGACTGCAACACAGCCATAGGGAACACAGCATCTTTTCAATGCTATGTAACTGGTACTCCAAAACCAAGTATAAATTGGTATTTCAATGACAGATTACTTGAAGGTACCAATTACCTAATTGGGGAAAAAGATTCTGGGCAACATTATCTGAACATTGTAGGTGTTACAGAAAGTGATGCTGGAGTCTACAAGTGCAAAGCCGTTAACAaagctggaaatgcagttacatgtGCTGTTTTAAAAGTATTTTATGCATAAAATACTTCTGAATGTCCTTTACATACTTAGAATAATGAAGTATTTTgatatttatcatatgtagcatGTTTAGGGATGTGTTAATTTCTGACACAATAATTAAATTGATTTTAACATTACAAATTTTATTTGGTATTGCTAAAATGTTGAAAAATTTACTCTGGAGTAGTGTATCAGTAGGAAAGCTGATATTTAGATGTTTAAAACATTAATCAAGTTAAAATACTGAACATTTTGGATTAAGGACATGAAAAGGTCTGGCTAGTAAGGCTAGTTTGTTGAAAATATTGATAACTCAAGAGATTTTGCATGAAGCAGCTAAACCATTAATGTTTAACCTCTTAAACTGTGATTATATTGCATCTGGTCACAATGAAGGTTACAGAATTACTGAACTTCCTttacaataactgtaacaaaattTTACTTTTATATACACTTGATCTTTTTTTCAATTTATGTTGTATATTCACCATCAGACGTAACTTCCTCCTTTTTAGTTCTTATAGTGTGAGTAAAATATAAAGACATACAGTTGCATTGATGCAAATTAGTTCTATCATTGCTCCTCTATTTCCTGTTCAATATTATGATGTATTTAAAAATACCAGGGCAAACTGAATAGGTTGATAGAAGCTTTATTGGGACATTGTAGTTTAGGATGAGCAGACATAATTtcaaaatcagaaccaggtttttCAAAAAATGAATATAGAAAGACTAATACAAGCAGACATTAATAGAAGTTTGGAATCCTCATCTACAGATGGCAATTCCTGTTAAGTCATTAAGTATAATACTCATAGTTTCTGTTATTGAAATTAATTAGTATCTAAATGTCAGAACAGACTTATTGCCCTATTGGTTAATTACAGttattttgttcctttttttCATTTGGGCGTAAGTGTTATTTGAAACATTTATcattttaaaaacttaaattatttaGGTTAGTTATGCTGAACTTAATATGACATTCTTCTGACAATATTTTATATGGATCATGAACCTTATTTATTTTAATCCATCTAAGGTATAAATTATTGCTTTATAGGGAAATACCAAATAAATCATTTGCTAATGTCTTTCACAACTACAGaataatatataaaaatctaGTATCCTTGAGCTACATGAAAGTGACCTCTCAAATATTGTGTGTTGCAATTGGGAGAAAGATAAACCAAATTAAATTTCTAAAAAGGGTGCTAACTATCATAAGGCATTCTGAGATGGTCAGATTTCTAGCAGGTCAGAATCCGTGCCTTAAGATGGAATATTATAGATGCTTAAACATGATTGTTTTGGTGGCTTTTAAGTATCAATCTGAAAAGTCTAATTCCAATAATTAGAAATAATTAAATTTTATCTACTCTCTCCTCATCTTCTTTTACCTTCCTTCCCATTTCTTAGCTAAAGTAGAAAAGAATCTATTCCCAGATTTCTACTGCTAGAAAGTGAAGAGTCCATTTGACTCTGCTTCACTTTCCAGCCTTCTAATAAAAAGGTGTTTACCATTTCTGTCTTATCCTGTTACCTTCATAAATGAGgcaggaaatttgttgttatggaaTCGTACATTAAATAAACAAATCTTGCCATTCTGTGCTTTAGTTCATTTAAAAACATATAATATGTCTAATAATCTACATGTTTAAAATTAGATTTACTCATTGCTTTTTGTATTACTTTATTGTTTTTGTTAATACATTTGTCCTGTCTTTAGACATTAGCAAGGTTCAGAGTCAAAAATGTAAACTTTGGTTCAGACTGAACTAATGTTTGCTGTTGGAGGAAGTTTATTAAAGATCATGATGGAGTTTCGTAGGTACTGGGGGAATTATTAGTCTGGCAGTCAGACAGTAAAATATTTGATGAGTCCAGAGATTTTAAAAATAACTTAATAGAGATTATTTCAAAGTGGAAATCTCCTCTTTGATAATCTTGCAAATAATAAAATTGTTTCTGCATTTTTATGAGTCAGATCATTGCAGAtcattttaatatttactttcTAATCAGTTAATCTTACATTTTAAATGAAGTTATTTCATTGCATTGAGTCATTTTTGCACAAACTATATAAAATATGTGATATTTTAAAATTAACAAGCTTTAGTGGTTTGGATTCCGAAAGTTCATGGCCAATTTATTGAAGTTGTAAATTTAGAAAGCAGGTACCTTCCGTGACATCAGCATGAGTATTTTAATAAGCACACTTCTAATGATAATCTCAGTATGGTAATCTAGTTGCTTGAAAGCATGCATTGTTTCCTGTTTTATATGGCACATTTGACATGATATTAAAGTGTGATTATTATTGCACCTGTTGCGAGGAACTGTTGAATGCTACAACTATTCATTCCTTCTGCAGGTTTCTATTGTTAGTAATCGTAgttatgttttattttactgTGAACACTTATGTGTGCGCAGCTCCTGGCTCTGTTGTCATGTAAATATACAGCTGGTATGCAAGATATAGTCTCTTTTGATTATCCCACCACTGCTTAAGACAGAAACTTATACTAAGTTCTGGTTCCAAGGGTGGTAGCAGCTTCCTCTCGTGCTCCTGAACTAAGTGCTTTGATGTTTGCTTGTTGGGATAAATAGTTTAATTGTAAGTCAATACAGTGAATGTAATCTTGCACTTAATAACTGCAAATACTCCCGTTATGGATTGTTTGAGATCAGCCTGCAACTGTTGGCTGTTTTCTTGTACTATAGCTTGGAATTACTGATATCAATTTTAACATTTCATTGCTGTCTAGGTaagagaagttaacctaaatcaGAGATTTATAGGTAGCTTTCAGCTGTTTTGTTGACAACCAAAATTACAGCATTGATTTTGCTATCACCAGGTGCAGTATATTCCTACAATATCATAGGAATACAATATCTCTTGATGTGACTTAACAATCAAATTTTGATATATTTGATGAGAAATATGTATTTCAGTGAATGAATAAAGCTTATATTAGAAATTACTTTTAAGTCTGTTGAAAATTTGTAGCATGCACTACATTTTTGTGTGATAGTAACACTATCATGAATGCCCTGGGCAATGATTCTAGATTTACAGAATGCCAGCCACTACTAACAAACTTCAACCTATGTAGTTTGTTTTTTCCACTTTTGAGTTGGACATGCAAATATTGATTACGTATCGGATATTTTAATACCCAAGTTAATTGCGTGAAGACACAAATTTTGAATCAGTGAATTTGAATAAATGGTATGTTAAAACAAGTTTAACGAAGTATGTTTTTATTTAAACTACTGTGGTGTTGCTAAAATTGTTTTTAGGAAAAATAAAACCTCCTTAATTTTCTGAGCTGATTCTATATACAGTGACATGCCTAGTACATATCTAGATTGAAGATAAATATTTAAAGAAGATTTATAGAATTTTAACCTTTTGGAGAAAAAGAAGCTTTCCACGAAGTGACATAAATAATTCTGGTGATTTTTGTTTGCTTTCCAATATTTAGCAGTACTCACAATCAACATGCCTTCTAAACTTAAACATTTTATTTCTTACACAGAATTTTCTAGATCTGTATTTATTGCTGCTGAGGATAAGAGGGAAGGTTTCTACTTGAGTGAACTTGAAACATTTGAACTCagcactgaaattcctgttccgtTGAACATATTGGACAAAAAAATGATGCTGAGCTTTTAAAATCTGTGCCAGTATTCATCAAATGTATTTCTAAGATGGAGGTGGTTGTGGGAGATATAACTAAATTTTCTGTCACTCTTAGTGGGTTACCTGAGCCCTCTATTCAGTGGTTTTATAATGGTAAAAAATTGACTCTTTCATTGAATTACAAGTTTGTTTATGCTAAGGATGAATATAGTCTAATTATTCCTTACACAAAATGTATGGATGAAGGAGAATATACCTGTACAGCTACTAATGTGCTTGGTGAGACTTCATGTAGTGCATACCTAAAAATCAAGCTAAAGGATTTAGGAAATCAACTACAAGACCTCCAGTGGCAAAACTTCCAGAAAAAAAGAGAAGTAAAGAAGCTATGATAGTAAAACaaacaaaagctttctttgtaTCGGGGGGGTGAGGCACCACAGTTTTATAAATAAATTAAATCTTTGCAGTGCCTTAAAGACGTGCCTGCTAGATTTGAGTTTTTAGTTACAGGAAAGCCAATGCCAGATGTGCTTTGGTATAAGGGATAGTACCAGATCAGTCAGTGTGTGCATTACAACCTGAGCTACAACTCCAGTGGCTCTGGTTCACTAACTATCCATAATGCACAGAAGGAGGATAGTGGCCGGGACTCCTGCAAAGCATTTAACTCATTTGGAGATGCAACTTGCACTGCAGAGATAATTGTGATTACCAAGTAAAGAAGCACAGCCAGACCAAGCAGAACAAACTGAATCCTTTGAAATGAAAATTGACAACTTGCTTCCTGAAGTCAAAACTGATCCTCTGCCAGAAAAATATCTCCCGTCTGTATCTCTACCTATACAAAAATCAAAAGAGAAAATGTTTACAATTGAAGAAAAAGGGCAGTGTGCAGTAATAAGAGTCTGATAatactttcaaacagttcagtacTACAACAGACTGCGCAATAGTTGAAGATGGTTCTTTTGTCATTTTCAAAGCCATAAATACAGCAGTTTGTGAAAATAAATATGAACCAAAACTAACTTCAACTTCTGTGCAAGTTAAAGAAAACACAATGTCTATAGAAAGTACTAATATGCTAGAGTCTGCAGAAGAAGATTTTGTAATAGGGATCCAGAGGGACAGTTAGCAAGATTTCCATTGTTGCttcaagaaaaacaaattattgAAGAAGAACGCTCTTCAGATCTTAAGCTAGGTACAGTTGCAAAGCCAGCTGATAGGCTAGAAAAATTAGGCATCAGTATCACTCCTGCAAAAAGGACAGTAGAAGCTGTCAACATTGATGAAAGTAATTTGGATATGGGGAAGGATAGGATGGGAAGAACTGAACTAAAAATACAGACTGAAGAGTTATTGCAACCTACAGTTACCCAGCAGTACCCAAAGAAAGCAGCACCTAGTTATAAAGGAAAAGAGCAGCCAGCAGTTTCAGCAGATAAATCAACATCGGGTGTATCAACTGAAGCTATATAT
This genomic stretch from Mobula birostris isolate sMobBir1 chromosome 6, sMobBir1.hap1, whole genome shotgun sequence harbors:
- the LOC140199531 gene encoding uncharacterized protein; the encoded protein is MIFDKKLLQSEERTKNERFSCSESLNRKWSCVYSNKYELFFDDGSGCLESRENLRDAFSDAEDYLDQGLISARRCASRTSSVGSWSENFRPSFTEKLKFKSVMEGEQTTFKCKMVASPVPKVAWFHNNRPIRKDSRKIIKTESTMHIHSSSLEINNVEEKDSGSYKIFAINSEGSAESTASLLVALKEEQNENYLSFVKRSVLAHKSVDSLVKNRNARLKVDLRHVGSPFDKKHEIYGALQKKPSIRSRLVRTMYFESPFTATKHKDLAVSKSAKGYSPRLCGMIVDEESLIDEDIRIKLHLLREAKRKKRFSLALSEASFDLGTTTEDYSHGYLDRERSRSVGDLDCMNCEHGKSYLVQEQIQSSGEYVQKQPLEFQQKMEQIIGLPAGKRELKSTTGEYIIEESSGTIGTNSLREQFLKGGPSQETEELHENQYWLEAEESGECYLQKEYVTRKEAKSQLCEKPHVPTDQLFGEYISVQKDLQSKHLRETFDVFTSGINKTQAFRETEVMKQAAQFADSECAEILLKEKEISTPVKQTQLEIKESENKYKLKKNIGVISNKRTESLQDSLARKTEYFHSLFDHSKATEKYESSFTEKEDITREYTQNLIPSSFPDKNISVLVSTPLDANAVEINKTSGKCETKENPAITYDKLTGSIFLKQMSGFDCRTVDQTKSASKENEAIRIIDINENVLQNEGKINNDPQTLVPSTLSGKKEISSFISSLIKDAPEDVKHIPYKSQEINYEITVEAWPERCLRNQNDLLVQKPGVGHEISDHTPSEMIDFDDINQKETQYEEEITDSTQLMRHSPLTAKTREAPAIFRPVIKQFPGEIKHPPKESEVHEEDEPTSEQSCRNFIHVEKCRPEARSEDGHEIQVADQSKLAVKQVDVIDVPEISPNEQYEGKVKDFTLILEPSDSQNKHTFLKETAAEMREPPYKSEVNEGDTKHPDHFADSFVSAMRELVTEKSEEDIETFSICTPVVKSAFQIIKPSLPAQKDVSTPLDTREPTEDYNSANMQQCGNLFQAQSGFLPGKLDENHQVYFQSLKTGKEAEVIYEDKIRQKESQSEAAVLNSTWMVKTSSLSEDKETSVYTSSLKKQSPVDTRDSPCNFEFEEDHVKALKNFTSIDKEVPAEKLEDVKIIPHKSALTETAMINRSEIGQKHQWEIEGPSYTVNLNQTVETPNLKDQKQALESFSSLMKEAPADEQHNKFIDLKESPEAETHSNQLDNHCPPVIVHYITSPKIKQGAPCVLECQFHGNPQPTVIWYKDERPIPQNRDYDIYFTENKSLLTISCTHKEHEGIYSCVIFNQYGTATTTCVLTLQDTGPFEEPLKTFNMHVIETPEDYAEKEYPDHQVEKEVESYFPPAPLIKSTLQIPNVSVPPPRPVNLSTLSSVVEIKITAPTPTPERDEKKRELFQLDEVEWTGSPQEPSSQSTKHKFKFSFDVICEPPEVVKELDKICCTEGETVMFECVISGEPAPVVTWIQNDRVLTCDTSKHQFEESGGTYRLYINDVSESDVGNYTCIAKNKDGEAQSTSSLTLEPVMHSFIYHLKDIELSEDETESPVSKMDQGEDVEQQCQKENSNNSLPLNSEKRTIHVDSEVGDFSPTTADGFSSIVSSLKEDSGEVVLDSLSSFDNELLSKSLPLREESNEIVAESVTNFVDDISNKCPSLEVINTTIIRNSDVTGSKAEKITEETCSVSQYLRDLDKSRKLSEDQEMNKEIEVKDIKCAFLEEIHEDSLLSEGGIKQVVESNKGEVEKITSEMELSHSVFQKNICDIGEDSVETFSKKDEPSENISIAQYLLTAREEEAPIHDWENNEAFQHDESGITSMEVEEVTFSAVYDYYNQNEEWTRSLSPESEMSIEISSTISDEIAENERFYTPPLASENFRSVVSAESFHTPLQSPGFVTPEERLPLLNAVGRSPNYELERFYTPSDHFRSPIDEGIETTPIECSRLSTEEQRLEAFSTPPQEAEAKGNEMPPAFIKPLTRKRIHEGGSLTFITEVIGCPIPDVKWYRRKLLLERNHKIRVEREGNLCILVIHNMQREDEGEYICNAVNVVGDAKSIAQVDVLAQDAKLVALPPPVTHQHVIEFDVQQEQTSRSPSPQEILLEVELDEHEVKEFEKQIKIITIPEFTPDNKNMIISLDVLPVMIADEYNVGLTAKENGDVKIDLEVTEMPPRFTSYIFDLDIPENTDAVFECSVTGIPPPEITWFKDDLHITVDGTKYIRKDNSNHSLKITNVCPSDNGIYSCKLVNSVGEATCRGYLAVTNSNMALTKASGRAVAALSLAGAHERSQELDVVVGDSSPDVNHSSEFEVEFEFEQGRDESQKSVKLVAVTEKGNKEKGEKCVNINFDVFAEPAKDETIQFKAEASETCSFEFQVTEIPPKFVISLLDCNTAIGNTASFQCYVTGTPKPSINWYFNDRLLEGTNYLIGEKDSGQHYLNIVGVTESDAGVYKCKAVNKAGNAVTCAVLKVFYA